The genomic interval ATGACACCGACGAAAACTCCAACTCGGTACGGTTTCTTCTTTCCATTAGCCTCTGTGCAATAAGATACTGCATGCTGATGATGCACACTACTCCCAGATAAACAGTTTCCATCACTCTTAACAACAACTTGATTTTCCGACACATTTCTTAGAGAAGAAGGCAAATCTCCTACTAACCTATTGTTTGATATATCAACAAAACTAAGATTGTGGCCACATTTAACATGATTTTGGAGTGGTCCACTCAACATGTTTGATCCCAAATTCAAGTAACTTATGTTAGGCAAAGAAAAAAGTTCAGAAAAAGCAATGCCTGTTAGTGCATTGAAGGAAATATCAAGCTTCTGAAGACTATTTAGTTGACCATAGTGTTTTGGAATTTGACCTGAGAAAGAGTTTTTGTTGAGGAAAAGACTTATCAACCCTTTAGGCATTGAAGGTAGTGAAGAATCTAATTCATTTTCTCTTAAATCTAATTGTTCCAAGATACTCAAACCAGTAAAATCTTGCAGGCTACCTGATATTTTATTGCTTGACATGTCAATGTTAATCAATGTTTTGATACTAAGGATTGAAAATGGAAATGGACCATTCAACTTATTATTCTTCAAACTGAGAAATGTGAGAGTATTTGATGAATTGAACAAGTTTGGAATAGTACCATTGAAGAAGTTATCACTTAATCTAAGTGTTTGAAGGTTGACCATAGTAGAAATTTTTGGAGGGATTGATCCataaagaaaatttgaactCAAATCCAAATGTTCAAGTGAAAATAGTCTATGAATTCTATCAGGTAGTGGTCCCCAAATTCCCAGAGAAACAAGATTAAGAACTCTCAAGCTAGTTAACCTTGCAAGAGTGGCAACCAATGAGTCCATTGAGAAGCTTTGTGATAGTGTTTGATATGGAATAGCAAAACCATCAAAATCtctaccttttttttctttatcaccAAAGATAGTTAGCTCTGTGACAAAATTGTCCTTGCATGTGATGTTGACTTGTGTAGAAGAGATAAAACAAAGTTCTTTCCAATGATCTTTCCATATTTCCAATTGTGTTGGATATTCTAAGTGTTTTTGCAACTGGAATAGAACTTGTGTCTGAGAAGATTGTAACTGAGCACTGCAACAACTACTTACATAAAAGACATACCAAGCATAACAAAATAGCACAACCAAGTCATGAAACCCCATCACAAACTAACTTCTATTAACAATGCTTCAAAGAGGAGCAACACCAACTAGCACATGTAAAGAATCCAAATGGAAAACCTGTCCTAAATAAATGAAAGGGAGGAGCCATTAAGATAGTTGAAAACTAGAAACTAAGAccaaacaacaacaataacaacaacaaattcTTATCCTATTGTGTCAACTTGAGTACATGAATCAGACGACGCCATAAAATTCTATCATAAATCATATctatagaaaaattattaataactttttttggATTTCTTAACAATTGAGCTACTCTCTGATCTACTCTACTGACTACAGAATATACAAGTCTCCTCCACACATATCTCTAAGTCATGATTCTaacattttaaacattttttctttacaaatagtaataatataagAATGACTTGCAAAGAAGCTAAAACTGACTACCTCATTTTGAGTTGTTCATAAAGGGGTAGTTGTGGAAACATTAATGCACAAAGTGGTAAGACTTAAAAAACAGATGAAGTGTTGAAAGAAAAGGACTCAACCAAGATGAGTATTAATGTTGGCTATGAATGAAgagaaaagaaaattctattattatGAAGGCTATATATCAATATATcaataaacaaaagaaagatCAAAGTGTGTTGTTATCTTTGCTCAGAATCCAAGACATGAAAGTGGGGTACCTGAAATTTACTGCTACCACATGTTGATCTTACTTCTGCAAATAGCAATTATGAGGGGTGGCAATAGGCCAGCTTgttctaaaagaaaattatgagGGAATTGAACAGTTATATATATGATTCTTCTAAGAAGAGAAGAACCAAAACAAGTAATAAAAACGTTTTTTTTTCCTTAGAAGATAGATGATTTAGTtactaattattataaaaaaatggaaTATAATTTGTGAATCATAGAAGACAAAGTAATAAAAACATATGAGTGATGATGGGCCATGTTGGTGTGTTTCTATGAATCTAACAAAGTTATAAGGTGCCATATGGTGGGCCCCACAACCGTTGTTGAAGTCTATACTTGATTTTTCACTTTCTGTTTTTTGCATTACTTGGGAAGGGAATGCATTTAGACTTTAGTTTAATAAATCTTTGTTTTAATAGCTAATGAAAACTTCATTTTACCAGCTTTTGATATTTTTGAGAGAGTGAACTTTCTTAATTCTTGTTTCCAACTTTGAAAATAGGAAAGATATTGAGTTTAGAGTCACAATTTGGTCCCTAATTAATTTAATCCATAACTAGTAAGTAAATTAATAAGTAGTATGCAAATACAACTGCATTGATGTTAGTAATTTTAAAGTTCAATTAgatataaaaacaaacaaaatctataaattaaatatgaatttctAGTGTAAACTATactaaaggaaaaaaaattaaacaaaaaataaaattttaaaaatctcatTGTTAACATTTCTTTTGCTAGTGAAAGTAATACTTCTTAATCAATGGGTGTTTCTCTGCCCCCAACTCCTTGGAAGAGAATCTGAACTCAGATTGCATAATGCATCTTTACggtcaaattaaaaattagtctTAGAGTCTTGctaacaattaaaatattttcttttacaagtATTAAGActattgttttaatattttcaaacaaggtatttaattatttaatctatGAGAGTAAAGGGTGTTCACATCCAAATTGATGAAAAAAACTTGCAAatcgataaaaaattaaaaatcgtataaaatataatattatttaaattgtttagaTCCTCTTTAATAAAAACTGTTCAAATCACATATTTTGAAtccaatatttaaaattgaaccaaatggtatatatataaattttaatatttatcttttttatcatGTTAGTATTAGATATTACATTAgtctattaattttaatttttatatacttttagcAAGAGCATTACTAAACAATGTATTTAGAACATTTGAAACGGTGGAGATTGAAtttcaaataaagaaaaagaatctTCTTTATAATAGgaaaagatataaaagaaaaaggtgaagaaaaaaaagtaaggAATAATGGAATATAATTGGTGATGTGGTAAATAAAGAGAAATTGagagaaaatgaaatataaaaaatgtgattATCATTAATAAATTGTAATCGAAAGGAATTGGTGTTCGTAAAGTATGTATTTGTTTGAAATGAACAGCTGCATGGTAGATATTGATGAAAATTAGGAAAGATAGTGGTAGAAAAATCAAATCAGTCACTTTAAactaaactaattaaattagtcagttttttaatctaaattaaatcaatcaaattcaataactattaatttaattattaattttatatcattgaaaatagattatttaaaattcaaactaaatttttatatttttaaaaagtatatatttattaatatagtttttttaattatatattatattttttattgtaatttatatattattaatatagtatttggattaaaaaaattattttaagtaaatttataaaataaaataaataaataaataaaaccagatcaattatatttttattaattcggATTTATTTTTTCTGAAAATCCAAATCAAAACCGAGTCATTATAACTCCAACTGAGATGTCATTTGGAATTTGGGGTGACCGCTTACCACACCTTGACAGCCTGTCACTACGTATGAGCAGCACACTCTGGCCCCCAGCCCTCCACGTGCGTGCATccagtttaaaattttaaacgttttcatattatcaaaaagtttacaaacgtttatctttcgattataaatattgtagtagTCAAATGATATCAATAGATactaaaacataaaaagaaaacaattaattaaaattaatactaatataataaataaataatatatttatactagTGGGGGTGCGAGGTAGGGTGAGTACTATATATAGTTAGGGCTGTACATGgttggtttttaaaaaaatcaaaccatatcaattttaaaaccaatatatgaatttagatttataaccaaattcattatttgtttaaaaccggttataaaaccaattgtaaaattggttatggttaaataaccgaTTTCTAATTAAGCAGCCGGTTttgaaaaaattcaattttaaaattgattttttttcaaaattggttaaaatttgattattttttaagatttatttttttttaaattatttattcatagtttaaaaatcggatattaaaaaaaaattatttttacaaaataaaaactcaataaaaaaCACACATCAACCATACAATTGCTTTCATgtttaagaaattatatttaaaatatttagttaatCATATTTTAGCCGtgctcaataaatattaaatatcttaattatCATACAATATGGTTGGTTAGTAGTaagtagagctgtcaatttgacaagctCAATAATTATTGGCATCAGAAGgagtaaaaaatttcataattaaaaagcCCTTAAATTTTCGTAGATTTAGTAAGTctatagatttattttttcaaaaaaaattattattatttttttaaaaattgacaaaaaaaatttattatttttttcgaGAAACAATTCTTTTATGTCTTGGATgaactaataattaaaatctcacgtttattaaaattgttaattttgtgAATTTTTCTTGCAAACACGTCGTTAATATACTTATTAGACAAAATATATCGTATTGTCATCTAAGTTACacgaaaaatataaaattagtctttcaattttttaataataaattaatcacttatgTTTATAAACTTTTagtcttaatttaatttcaatcatttagttaaagatttttcaaaatataacttttaataaaattaatattaaatcgTGAACTATGACAATAATTGAGTCGGCTCACAAAATGTTTATATGATACGAACacaaatttaacataaataacACCATTGtatttattgtatatatatatactcccCGTAGCCTCCACAACTCTCTCTTCTTgtatatatcataaatataaatgcaatacatatctcttatttatattaaattttcgTGTTCATATAACATTTTTGTATATCTCATGAAGTCTTATAAACTTTAGATTTGGATTTATAGGAGTTAAAAAAACTGCTCATTTtaatctaaatagtatatatatttcCTCTAATCTCAAATAtacaacaaatatttaatttttggtttgaaAGTACAAACAAATATAACTCACTTTTACacttataaacaaatatatcttaaaaatattatccAATTTACATGTAAGTTATTATTTAGTAACTCCTTTATCTTTATGAAAGAAGTTATCATGAAAGTACACTTTTGAAAATGTACATATAATTcaactacattttttaatattttgtaaaaagaaactaaatttcttaataaatgtgaagtaaattatttatatttataatcaaGATGGGGGGGAGTGCATATAAAAGAGAGAGCTTGCACTCCAAATAATCTCAATTTTGTGACAATTTAGTGAGGCCCACCATTAATGAGGCCTATATGTTTTTtgagatttttcaaaaacaaaaaattattgacCAAGAAAGTGCAAAAATGAAAAACCGGTCCAATTACGTAATTGCTTAGACTGCTAATTTTGTCTGATTTTCCGATTTCCCTCACCAGTTGTCTATCAAGACAGTTTTCATAGTGAATCACATTGGACACATGTCCAATTCCTAACTCAACCAATCCAACCTAATTTTGAGAATTCTTTTTTCAGCCacatttgtaaaaaaagaaaatcacacGCATATAGGAAAGTTTAGACGAAATTAAGAACAATACTAGTATTTTTGTTGGaaagtatatatttttgaactacATCAAAGTTGTGTTTTATTTGAAAGTGTACTTCCGTAATAATCTTGGGGATAAAAAAGGAAGCTCCTATTATTTATAGGTGACATTTAATATAGTTAAGTGTAAAACTTGTCCACCATGCACAAGTTGACTTtatagccattgttttgttatattatattgagTAGACTTTTGTTTTTATCTCATTTATATTTCTTCATTGTTAATTCTTAGTCACATGTATCCATTTAAATACGATGAAGTTGACATGCACCGTCATTATTTTCTAATGACATGACATTTGAATCACCATTTAtgtgataaaaaattaataaaaataaattcagttttttttataaaataattaaatcaaatcaaatgaggattttttttctttcttttttcctttcccTAATTTCTTTCTACAAAATCCTTAATAATATTAATCCTAACTTTTACAGGTGAAATTCAAAAGAGAAAAATCAGTGAAGCTACGTGCATCATTATTAAAAGTTTGAAGgaaacctaaaataataaatagaaaaacaGGGAAACCGAAAAACATTGTTGTATAATGATAGATCTTGTTGAATTGAAAGGTAATTAAGTTTTTGGTTTGGGGGTTTAATGTATGCCTCTTTCTTTAAGTGGATTTTATGTTTATGTGTTATTGAAGGATATTAGCGGCTTCATTTTAGATTTGTAGTTGTTGTAATTGGTTATAATGATGTTTTTGTCTCTGGATTTTGTTTTTAGCTTTGCATGAATTTCATAGAGTAGGGGATGATGagggaaaagaaaacaaatcctgaattaattttatttaattatttaaaaaattataagtttatttaatttaataattattaatatttttatttgattattttaataaatagatGATGACTTATATATCACGTCAATAAAAAAAACCGTTGACTATGTATGTCCTATAattgtatttataatattttaactaaCTCCCATTTATTTTACCGTCTATACTAAACATCGCCTTTACTATAtcttctataaaaataaaaaatcaatggcTATAATGTGAACTTGTGCATGGTGGGAAGTTTTATACTAAATGCCACCTTATTTATACATTGTGGTCACCTTTCCTGTCTGTatgttttgattaaattaaaggTTTTGGGTTTTATAAAAGTGAAATGTACATTTTCTTGGATCCACCAAAACACATGCTTTGCACCTTAGCCTAAAATAAAGGAAGGAAAACCGACAAAGAGTGATGATATATGTTTTTTAGGTTGATTCTGAAAAATTATggataatttattaattatttaataaaaaattgtcacacaattaaatatataagtatcttaaaaaataatctaaaaaaaatctatattatttaatacttGTAAACTAATGGGATATACGTAGATTAGAGAACTTCATAGTTATTTGCCTTATTTGACTGTTCAATTTGTTGTcttgttaataaaatactatttttgttatgcaataatttattgtaaaaaatatgtgtctttttatataaaactctcttcaaagtataaaaaaataattaattaactttttacaAAAGTATctctaattaaatataaaaaattaaaagattaattatttatttctcttggtaattgacaaataatttaaaaatatatatacattattgataaatttaatatatattcaattacttTTGCATTGATCAACGAGATATTAGGATATGAGTATTACTACTGTGTTAACATTTTTGTGATAAAATAGGAGGGTATGATATTTATGATAGAGAGAGAATCATGAGAGAGAAAACAAAATGTAGAGAGATATAGAGAGAAAGGTAAGGAAAGGTAGAGAAGCCAAATGCGAAGGAGGTAGAGACagaaaacaaaagaataaatagaatttccaaaataaattatatttcaccAAATGACAATGGTCCCATTAATGTTATTACTTATTTGAATAAAGCattaaaaaagattatattaGAAGAACAATCTCTGTTTTATGCATTTAGATTAAAGAtaactaatctaaatttaatataaaaaatcaataaataattgaaCAAGTTGATCTATGCCAAGTAAAAAGtaacaaagatattaaaatgCTACTAAGAGGAGCCAAAAATATGGAATACAACTCACTTGGCAGTCACCTGCACCAACACGAGCAAAAATGCAATCACGAACAGATATGCTGGCTTTGTCGCATGGATAGGGAAAGGTAGAGAAGCCAAAATTAGACAATCCAAATCCCGACACTAACCAAGTATGATGCATAGGGACATATACAGTACgggtataaaatataaaattttattaaaaaagaaagttatTGATATGTcgacaaaaaaatatgaattctttttatataatttagttatgagagttaaatcatttatttatagctTAAAAAGCATAtgagtcccttaacttaattttaattaacagtttagttatttaattttttgttttttaatttcatcatttattttaattttaagcgataaattaattttttatgttttaaaatatcaacaatgttattatttttttataaaaattcatcaaaaattttaaacaaaatccataaaattaattatcatcctcaatataatgcaaatttcatcaaatttataacttaaatctttaaataaaattatattttcatctctaacaacatcaaataaataatgaaaatatgagtttatttgaagattttgagttacgaatttgatgaaatttgtattatattgaagaatataattaatttcatgggttttgtttgaaaattttgatgaatttttataaaaaaatgataacattgttgatattttaaaacataaaagatattaaattatcacttcaaattaaaataaaaggtcaaataaaaaaaaataaaaaaaaaactaaaatattaattaaaattaagttaagagagtAGATATGCTATTTAGCCTAATTTATAAtacaaaatcataataaaagtataaaaagtcataaattgtgtttaatttacaataatatatcaatgtataagaaaattattagtTTCACCTACAATAAAATAATgtgaaaaaaaatggaccacaAATCTGTTACAagtattttactattttaaaaatatacatgTTTTATAATTATCTAGCGTGCAGCTATAAAGTCCAAATACGTAATGCGGGTGAGATGGGATACAAAGATacaaatagtaaaaaaattgaactttaaAATACATTACATACTTAAATACGttagtaaaaaatttattaaaaaaattatatacgtACATAATACTTATAAAGAAAAATGTAGCAATCATTCTTCATAATCATTATAATATATAGGAAAGTCCTCACAGCTgtatttaatacattaaaattttaaaaaaatgatacatTAAAATGTGTgtatttaatacattaaaattaaaagagaaaatataatcTTAAAATGTGTgtatttaatacattaaaataaaataaaaaatgatatttccaatctaattatttttttccgGCACTTGTTAGTATGAcatgtttatttatatatcttaATTTAGGTATTAGGATAccgacaaaaatataattaaaagaaattaaataaaaattgattttatttaacaattaaCAGTTAAAAGCACTTAATTATTTcattcataaatataattttgaagtctcgttaaatttttaattaaaaaataattataatattttaaaatgaaccatatatatctttattgatatttttaaaaaattgtgtcacattaattattttcatataattcaTAGAACAtccaaaattattaaataaagtaattttttaaaataaaataataatttgagtacaaatatatttttatttttagaatattcaATAGGTGTGAGGTTGATATTTTTCGAAGATTTTGTGAATGTGAACATTCTAGAAATATATGCATGTTTTTTCGggataaaaaagagaaatatatgCACGTTTATCTGTTTTCTCCAAATAAGTTACACAAAGTCATCAACGAATTGTGGCATTTGTTTTGTTCTTTAGACGCTGTTTGTCCTGCTGGTGGCTCAATTCCTTCATCCGGCGGCTCATAACATTAGAGTGCTATTTTCCCTTGGAGACTTATACGGGGATATCGAAAATTAGTATTTGAATgtcatcaaaattaaattatattattaatttaaaaattcatattatcaacccattatattttgtattatatagtaaaatttgtattttatatttaaaaaataatcacaaaCTCGTGtaaaaatactatatatatatatggacgGAAAAGACTGTATAATTTTGTCATCTAACCCGTTTaagtttttaactttttcaaataagcactTCTAAATTTTTACTAAATGAATTATAcatcatatattttaatataaagaaataatatttaacttatatACATCTCTAAAACAATAGTAGTTGTGATGTCCTATGACATGTTAACTCTAAACATTACTCATTTTGCTCACCATTTGAATTATTATTCAAAGTGAAGactaatttttataatagtcAGTGACTAAATGTTATAAGAGTCAGTagagtattaattaaatatttataaatcgCAGTCAGCGTCGTCATGAAATCATCCAACTATAATAACACTATTTTATTGTGTGTAGTGTGTACCACAATTTTCCAGCCTGAAGAAGAGAAGAGTGTGTCAGTTGAACTTAGAACTTGTTTGATTTATTAGGCAATTCAAGTTGAAGCTGAGTCACTCACTTAATGGCGAACACAGATATCGACCCAAAAACCGGTTTCTGTTCTAATTACAGAACCTTCTACAGCCTCCGTCCAAACGTCCCTCTCCCTCCACCCTCTGAACCTCTCTCGCTCATCGACTATGCACTCTCTCTCCTCCCCTCCACCGCCACAACAAACAACACTCCCGCCCTCATTGACTCCGCCACCGACCACCACCTCTCTTACTCCCTCTTCCTCCACCAAGTCAAATCCCTCGCGTACTACCTTCAATCCCGCACATCTCTCTCCAAAGGCCACGTGGCATTCATCCTTGCTCCTTCTTCCCTCCACGTCCCANNNNNNNNNNNNNNNNNNNNNNNNNNNNNNNNNNNNNNNNNNNNNNNNNNNNNNNNNNNNNNNNNNNNNNNNNNNNNNNNNNNNNNNNNNNNNNNNNNNNNNNNNNNNNNNNNNNNNNNNNNNNNNNNNNNNNNNNCCCTACACGTCCCCGTACTCTATTTCTCCCTTATCTCTCTCGGCGTAACAGTCGCACCTGCTAACCCACTCAGTTCCCCTTCCGAGATAAATCACCTCGTTCAACTCACTAAACCCTCCATCGCCTTCGCAACTTCCGCCACTGCAACCAACATCCCTAACCTTCCACTCGGCACAATCCTCGTCGATTCTCCTTCATTCCTTTCCATGCTCGATTGTAAAGGTGAGCCACGCCGAGTTGAAACGAGTCAATCGGACTCAGCGGCGATTCTCTTCTCTTCGGGAACTACCGGACGAATCAAAGGCGCGTTGCTGACTCATCGTAACCTAATCTCGTTGATTGCTGGATTTTGTCACCTGAAACACGTGATGGAGAGCGACGAAGATGAACCGCATCCTGTTTCGCTGTTTACGCTTCCTCTTTATCACGTATTTGGATTCTTCATGATGGTTAGGGCTTTGGCTATGGGAGAGACACTGGTGCTTATGCAGAGGTTCGATTTTGAAAGGATGTTGAAGGCAGTTGAGAGGTATAAGATCACTTACATGCCGGTGTCGCCGCCGTTAATTACGGCGTTGGTTAAGTCGGAGTTGGTGAAGAAATACGATTTTAGTTCGATCAGATTGTTGGGGTCCGGTGGCGCGCCGCTTGGTAAGGAAATTGTGGAGAGCTTCAAAGCCAAATTCCCCAATGTGGAAATTGTGCAGGTTACAAACAAAGTTACCTTTACCCTCACGtcacacttttttttattaagtattattGTCTACTCACGTTTtcgcaacaacaaaaataataaagaaaataaattcttGGTTAATTTCAGAATACAGcgtttagaaaatttaaattgggggtgtattaaattaaattatgccTCACTTgcaaattatttattcaaagaAATTTTCACTTTGGTCTTTTATGACGCCGTGTTTGTCGATTACACGACTAATCTTGGTTTAATACTCTTTTTTAAGGTTCTTTAAAAAGTATTTTCTGCGGTAATAAGCCCACCATTACAACCATAACTTTTGTTCTTCTATGCTTACTAAAAATTGTCGGTGACATTCTCTTTTAAATAcacataatttttatgattaatttgcaACACAGTTAATTTGACTTGGAAAGAAATCAATAGTCAAGAATGTGTCTAAAATGAGTATACTAGTATTAGCTATAGATCCAACTATCCGAATCCAGTCATCCACATATCTAGGTGCAAGATATCCAAGTCGGTAACCTTGAGTTGCATTCCAAATGTCCCATTTGTGTTGCCAAATGCAATTCAAGCCAATCCAGGAAATGCCACTACCACTGCagctttaattttatttctagcCTTGGGTATTTGGTAGACGTGAAGTAagcaatgtttgaaaataatggAATTGGTTGAATATACTATTTTACTTGTTGATTCAATCCATTTGAACCATAGTCCAATCATACCGGATTGTTTTGTGTTGAATAAAATATGTAATGTTATTAGTTTGTTTTTATTGATGTGATTTTAATCGCAGGGCTATGGTCTGACTGAAAGTGGAGGAGGGGCAGCAAGAATGATAGGGTTTGAAGAGGCTAAGCGCCATGGTTCTGTGGGTCGACTAGCTGAAAATATGGAGGCCAAGATAGTGGACCCTGTTACTGGAGAGGCATTATCTCCTGGCCAGAAAGGGGAGCTTTGGTTGCGAGGACCATCAATCATGAAAGGTGATTATTAGTAACAATAGCAGCTTAGCAAATAGCAACACTAATCTATTGCATAatccaaataaaattatagtggGAGGGTGCTGTGAGATTTCTCCATTATAGGCCTCATTACATATGCATAATGTTTTGCAGTGAAGATGTGCATTAACAACCCAAGATTTGCTATGTGTTATAAAATGCAAGTGCAGAGTTGTGAAAGTTGAACATAAGCTGACAATGAGTTCagtaaaaatgatatattagcGGATAGATTCATGTATTAACAGCCAACAAGTGTCAGCGTATTTTCATGTTCTCTTACTTTAGTCCATTGATTAATGATTCGATTTCGTATCCATTCTTTCACTCCTTCAGGACAAATGATGTTATTTTTTCCTAATGCAGTTCATATATATAGCTAGAAATCTCTAATTATCTCTTTATGGTTATTATGGTGGCAGTGCAGGTTATGTAGGAGATGATAAGGCAACGGTTGAGACATTGGATTCAGAGGGATGGCTGAAGACCGGTGATCTTTGTTATTTTGACTCTGATGGTTTTCTATTCATTGTAGATAGACTGAAGGAATTGATCAAATATAAAGCTTATCAGGTGATGCATTGTGAACTTGTTTTTTGCGGACACCATTTTACTACCTCTGTCCTCAACATTTTCCTTGCTATTTTTCAAGCAAAATACAGGTTCCCCCAGCTGAATTAGAGCACGTACTTCATGCC from Cicer arietinum cultivar CDC Frontier isolate Library 1 chromosome 5, Cicar.CDCFrontier_v2.0, whole genome shotgun sequence carries:
- the LOC101499175 gene encoding probable inactive leucine-rich repeat receptor-like protein kinase At3g03770 isoform X2, which translates into the protein MGFHDLVVLFCYAWYVFYVSSCCSAQLQSSQTQVLFQLQKHLEYPTQLEIWKDHWKELCFISSTQVNITCKDNFVTELTIFGDKEKKGRDFDGFAIPYQTLSQSFSMDSLVATLARLTSLRVLNLVSLGIWGPLPDRIHRLFSLEHLDLSSNFLYGSIPPKISTMVNLQTLRLSDNFFNGTIPNLFNSSNTLTFLSLKNNKLNGPFPFSILSIKTLINIDMSSNKISGSLQDFTGLSILEQLDLRENELDSSLPSMPKGLISLFLNKNSFSGQIPKHYGQLNSLQKLDISFNALTGIAFSELFSLPNISYLNLGSNMLSGPLQNHVKCGHNLSFVDISNNRLVGDLPSSLRNVSENQVVVKSDGNCLSGSSVHHQHAVSYCTEANGKKKPYRVGVFVGVIVGILVVIVVLGLCIVVTCKKYYSKGISEQHLLHKAVQDSYSAGFSSELIANARYVSEAVKLGREDLPSCRSYSLEELRDATNNFDSSSFLGENIYGKLYQGKLESGIPVVIRCIPLSKKYSIRNFKLRLDLLAKLRHPHLVSLLGHCIDGILVERIDSKVFLIYECVSNGSFQTYLSGDSSGKIFNWSERLSVLISVAKAVHFLHTGMIPGFFKNRLKINNVLLNENWMAKLSDYGLSIISEETDESGVKGESPNSWQMKRSEDDIYSFGFILLEALVGPSMSSRREATVLNAMSG
- the LOC101500547 gene encoding 4-coumarate--CoA ligase-like 9, whose product is MANTDIDPKTGFCSNYRTFYSLRPNVPLPPPSEPLSLIDYALSLLPSTATTNNTPALIDSATDHHLSYSLFLHQVKSLAYYLQSRTSLSKGHVAFILAPSSLHVPVLYFSLISLGVTVAPANPLSSPSEINHLVQLTKPSIAFATSATATNIPNLPLGTILVDSPSFLSMLDCKGEPRRVETSQSDSAAILFSSGTTGRIKGALLTHRNLISLIAGFCHLKHVMESDEDEPHPVSLFTLPLYHVFGFFMMVRALAMGETLVLMQRFDFERMLKAVERYKITYMPVSPPLITALVKSELVKKYDFSSIRLLGSGGAPLGKEIVESFKAKFPNVEIVQGYGLTESGGGAARMIGFEEAKRHGSVGRLAENMEAKIVDPVTGEALSPGQKGELWLRGPSIMKGYVGDDKATVETLDSEGWLKTGDLCYFDSDGFLFIVDRLKELIKYKAYQVPPAELEHVLHANPEIADAAVVPYPDEDAGQIPMAFVVRKPGSNITAAQVMDYVAKQVTPYKKIRRVSFISSIPKSPAGKILRRELVDIALTSGSSKL
- the LOC101499175 gene encoding probable inactive leucine-rich repeat receptor-like protein kinase At3g03770 isoform X1, whose amino-acid sequence is MGFHDLVVLFCYAWYVFYVSSCCSAQLQSSQTQVLFQLQKHLEYPTQLEIWKDHWKELCFISSTQVNITCKDNFVTELTIFGDKEKKGRDFDGFAIPYQTLSQSFSMDSLVATLARLTSLRVLNLVSLGIWGPLPDRIHRLFSLEHLDLSSNFLYGSIPPKISTMVNLQTLRLSDNFFNGTIPNLFNSSNTLTFLSLKNNKLNGPFPFSILSIKTLINIDMSSNKISGSLQDFTGLSILEQLDLRENELDSSLPSMPKGLISLFLNKNSFSGQIPKHYGQLNSLQKLDISFNALTGIAFSELFSLPNISYLNLGSNMLSGPLQNHVKCGHNLSFVDISNNRLVGDLPSSLRNVSENQVVVKSDGNCLSGSSVHHQHAVSYCTEANGKKKPYRVGVFVGVIVGILVVIVVLGLCIVVTCKKYYSKGISEQHLLHKAVQDSYSAGFSSELIANARYVSEAVKLGREDLPSCRSYSLEELRDATNNFDSSSFLGENIYGKLYQGKLESGIPVVIRCIPLSKKYSIRNFKLRLDLLAKLRHPHLVSLLGHCIDGILVERIDSKVFLIYECVSNGSFQTYLSGDSSGKIFNWSERLSVLISVAKAVHFLHTGMIPGFFKNRLKINNVLLNENWMAKLSDYGLSIISEETDESGVKGESPNSWQMKRSEDDIYSFGFILLEALVGPSMSSRREATVLNAMASFNSQDEWKQIVDPVVQATCCKESLSVVIAITNKCISTESWSRPSIEDVLWNLQYASQVQTTAEGEKRI